The DNA region TTGCATGTTCGCCAAATAAGTCAGGCTTATCGCTTGACTAGATAAAAATTAGCCAAACTTTGACTTGTTGCTAAATCATAACATTTGAGTTTATTGATTTGTGATTATGTTGGCTTGTTAGAGAGTGATAAAAAAACGAAAGAGGCGATCGCCTCTATTTGACTTCTCTATCGTTAGAAAATAGGTCTAAAATCTGTTTTTTGATGACTGATTTTTGGGATTTTTTTGAATCTACCGTTATCTTGATTTTTGATATCAAAAATGATGAAAAGCACAGAAAAGTATTGATGTTTTTTTTGTGTGAAAATAATATTGACTATCGATTAAAATTTCTTGATTACAATGAAAAATATTTAAATAATGCGTCCATAACATAGCTCTATTACTTTCGTATTCTCTGATACTTCAATGTATTGGTTGGATACTTTAAAATCATTTGATGATTGATGTTGTTCTTTTGATAGACAAGCCAGTTTTTGTATCTACCTTTACAAAATGTCTGCCCTATAAAATACGTCCATGTTTGCTCTATCTCAGCTAAAAATACCGCTGTTATATCCTTTGCATGATCCGCGTGCTGACATGCTGAAACCTCGCCTCTCTCTCCTCGTTAATTTGGCTGTGGCATCGATTTACCACGCCTATAGTGGTGAATTGGAGCAAATGCGGGAAACTAATGCTGCGGTTATTAATATCAGTGGTCGTCAACGGATGCTGTCGCAAAAGGTTGCTTTGTACAGTATGCGATTAGTCGTTGCGCCGCCAGAATTGCAGGAGGAATTACGTCAGCAATTGTCAGAAATTTTGGATTTGATGGCAAAGTCCCATCAAGGTCTATTGCATGGGGATACTCACCTTAAATTGGCGTGTTCTCAATCTGCTGAAATTTCTAAGATTTACTACCAGTCGCCGTACCAACTTGATCAACAGGTTTGTGATTATATCGAAGCCGGGCGAATGTTATTAGCTTGTTCGACATCAGAATTAACGACAGAAAATGTTTATCTTCAACGTATTCTCAATGCAGCGTCTGAACCTTTATTAAGTGCTTTAGATGCGGCGGTTAGTCAGTATCAAAAAGAAAAAGAAAATGCTGATTTTGCAATTGATATTTATCAAGCTCAGCTCTATCAATCTAGTCTCGATGCCCAGGCGATCGCCGAAGAACGAGCGCAAGAACTGAAACGTACTGTGAAAAAGCTGAAGAGCACCCAAAAACAATTAGTCCAGTCTGAAAAACTTTCAACCCTTGGTTATCTCAGTGCTGGTCTTGCCCATGAAATTAATAATCCTCTTAACTTTATCTATGGGAATATTGCCCATGCCAAAGAACATGTCGAAGATTTAATGGCCTTTCTCGATGTCTTAAAAACAATCGAGCTAGATCCAAAAATTACTGCTGTAAGCGAAACCCTCGAACTGGACTATCTTCGTCAAGACTTGCCGCAAGTGATGGAATCGATGTTGCATGGTTCTGAGCGGATCCGTGATCTTGTAATCGACTTGCAGAAGTTGGCACGCCAGGATCCAGACAAAAAAGTTTTCTCTGATCTCCACGCAACTTTAGATAGCAGTCTTGTTATTTTGCAACATCGATTGCATGAGCAACAGCCCATTCAAGTGATTAAGCGCTATGATGCTGCACTCCAAAAAATTCCTTGCCATACTAGCCAAATTAATCAGGTTTTTCTAAATATTTTAAATAACGCGATCGATGCCATTCACAAAACTGAGCGGACTGGCCAAATTACCATTAGCACCCAACTCATCGCTTCTCAATCCCGTCCAGCGTTTGTTCGAGTAACCGTTGGGGATAATGGTATGGGGATCACCCAAGAGACGATGCAACATATGTTTGAGCCTTTTTTCACAACAAAGATGCCGGGAGATGGTACAGGTTTAGGATTGTCGATTAGTCGTCAAATTATTGTGGATAGTCATCAAGGCGATTTGCGATGTCTGTCTCAACCGAATGAAGGGGCTCATATTATTGTGGATCTACCAGTTAATGTGTAGGTTGTTGGCATGAAAAATTTGACGCTGCATAGCCACAAATAAAAAACGATTCAGATAAATTCAAAAGATTGTCGTCCTCGAATTTATCTGAACCAATAAAGTTTATGCCAAGGGTTTTGGCTAGGTTTTATTTTTCACTGAGTTTGGTGAGGACTTGGTTAGAGCGCTCAACAAAGGATTTCATGCCATCTGCATCGAAACCTTTTTGTGCAATCAATGCGAGGTCGTAAACATGCTGACAGAGCATATCGACGGTGGCTTGATTGGAAGATGTGCCATCAGCTTGAATGATTGAGCCTTGGCTGAGGTTATAGATATTTTCGATAAGTGGGTGAGCGGTGTTGATCATCAAAACATGCTCTTCTGGGAACTGCATGATACTTTGTTGCATCATCGCGGTCATTTCCTGTAAACGACGCATCGCTTCGGGGAGAAGAATCATTGCGGGCGGTGTCGCTTGACTCTCAGCTCCTTTGAGAGATTGGGTTTTGATGTTAACTTTTTCTTTGGCGATCGCCTTCTCAAATACCTCTTTAATCACATCAGCGCGGGTTTTGTTGGTGCTAGGATCAACAATCTCGCTCGCTTTGTCGTTATCGACAAGGCTGTCATCAAGCTCGGAGTCAACACGAGAGAATTTTACGTCACTAAATTCACGCTCTAGAAACGGAATGAAGTAGTTGGTATCGATGAAGGAGTCCATATAAAGAACTTCTACACCTTGGTTCTTATAAAGCTCGATGTAAGTGGCTTGGGTACTGACCTCGGTGCAATAGAAGACGCGATTTTCGTGCTTTTCTTTATTGCGTTCGAGGTAATCCTTAAGGGTTGTATGAGGTTCGGTGGAAAGTTTGCCATCCTTATTCACATCATCCCAAACATCACTGTCGCCGCTCTGGACTTCAACCTTTGGCTCTTCGGGTTTTGCATCATCTGCCTCGAAAGTGGTGCGATAGATGAGGATATCTTCGACTTGCTTCTTGAATTTCTCGTCGCGGATACTGCCATATTTCACGAAAGTGCCGATGTCTTCCCAGCCTTTCACATATGCTGCATAGTCGTCACGATACAAAGTCTTGAGGCGATCGCCCACTTTCTTCGCGATGTAATCAGAAATGCGACGAACGGTACGGTGATTGGTTAAAGCACTACGGGAAACGTTGAGAGGAATATCAGTGCTATCCACAACGCCGCGTAATGGCATCAAGAATTCGGGGATAACCTCTTCACAGTGATCACTCACGAAAACTTGGTTACAGAATAGTTTGATTTGACCCTTAGTCACGTCCACATCGGGACGAAGTTTAGGGAAATACAAAATGCCATTCAACATGAATGGATAGTCAGTGTTGAGGTGTACCCAGAGAAGTGGCTCTTCTTGGAAGGGGTAAAGATAGCGATAAAACTCTAGGTAATCTTCATCCGTGAGATTTTGAGGAGATTCTTTCCAGATAGCGCGTTGTTTGTTGATCTGTTCATCATTGAACTTGATCGAAACGGGCATAAAGTCCGAATAAGTTTTGACGAGTTGCTTAATTCGCTCGTCTTCAAGGTACTCAGTCTCATCATCCATCACGGTGAGAGTAATGGTTGTACCAATGGTGTCTTTTTCGCTGGCACTCAGTTCAAATTCGGGGGAGCCGTCGCAAGACCAATGCACTGCCTCGGAGCCATCCTTGCACGAAAGAGTTTCGATTTCGACTTTGGTTGCCACCATAAATGCGGAGTAGAAACCTAAACCGAAGTGACCAATGAGGGCATCTGCATCGCTGCCGTATTTCTCGATAAATTCTTCGGCGCTGGAAAAAGCCACTTGGTTAATGTACTTTTTCACTTCCTCGGCAGTCATGCCAATGCCGTTATCGGTAAGAGAGAGGGTTTTTGCCTCTTTATCGACACTGAGAATGATTTTGCCATCGGGCACTTCAACACTACTTTCGCCAGAGAGCTTTGCCATTTTTCTTTTACTAATGGCATCGACTGCGTTGGAGATTAGCTCCCGCAAAAAGATCTCATGGTCCGTGTAGAGAGATTTTTTGATAATCGGAAAAATATTCTCGGTATGGATCGAAATGTTGCCTTTTTCGAGGACAGCCATAGGTCTTAAATTACATATGCGCTAAGTGTGTTAACCATTTTGCCGGAATCTTGACTCAACGAAAGGAGGCGATCGCCGTCATAATTGGATGTGGATTACCCTACCTAATGGCAATCTCGATCAAGATCTGAATCGTCAGTAAACGTTTATCGAGATAAATGAAACCAACATGCCCAATATGATTGATGTCTTGATTCCAACTATTGAGGAAGTTGCCGAATATCAAAGGCAGGCATTTGGCGATCGCAATGTTACTTTCCAAACGAAAGCCGATAAATTTGACTTTGTTTCTGAAGTCGATAAACGATCTCAAAAGAAAATTCTTCAAGCAATCGAGCAATATTTTCCTCAATCAGGCATTGTGGCGGAAGAAGTTGGTGAAGATAAGCTTTCCAAAGATGGCACTTGGTTTGCTGTTGATCCTTTAGACGGTACGGCAAATTTCAAAGCTGGAATACCGTTATGGGCGATTTCGATTGGGTTTATTAAAGATGGTGTGATCGAAGAAGGTCTTATTGCTTTGCCTTATACGGCAGAAGTTTTTTATAGCGGCGATGTTGAGCCTTTAGCGAAGCCACTAAAAAAACTATCTGAAGCTCAGTTTTATGGCATCGATAGTACTTTTGAAAATGTTCAGTTTGACGGGCTAGTGCTCAAGCGTCGTCAGTTGGGTGCTGCTGTTCCAATTCTTCTGTGGTGTTGCGATTCTCAAAACCGTCAACGGGCGCGACTCGATTTTGCTTTGATGGGTAAAGGGTCGCTTTGGGATGTGTGCGGGGCGATCGCCTTTCTGAGACAAAAAGGTGGTGCTTTGATCGATGGGACAGGGACAGATTTCACTGAATGTGTTGATATCTTTGAGATTTTAGGTGGATTAGATCGACTACGTACCTACAATTTTCGCTATGTTGCAAGTGCGAATAAACTCGTTGTAAAAGAGGTCTATCGGGGCTATTTGCTGATTAACTAATCATTCCAGATCGCCCGAAAAAGATGCGTTATGACGGATGTGAGGTTTGCGGTGATGTCATAATTATTTGCCGTCTTCACACATCCTACCATTGATAATTGGAGGCGTTTATGCTGAGATTTGGACTTTTTTGACAACCTCGGTTTCTCCTTGACCCATCATCAAAATCGGGAATTTATAGACGCGTAGGAGACGATAGGCGAGGTATAGACAAACCGTTCCCATGTAGCTCGTTAAGGCTGCCCATAATAAGTTTTCGCTCTGGAAATGGGTGGCGAGCAACACGAATGGACTAAAGCCAAACACAAACCCGAACAAGGCACTATTGCGGAGAGTGACACCGTCTTTAATGCCGCTAAAGTAGCTCTCCAACATAAAGGCGATCGCATTCAAGCCAAGTAAAGGGATAAGCCACATCGCCGAGCGTTGAATCATTTCGGTGACATCAGCATGGTTAGTCAAAATTTTGAAGATAGTCTGTGGGAAAAAGACAGTTACTAACGCAAAACTGAGGGCGATCGCCAAGCCAGTAAAGAGTGCAACTTTTAGGACAGATAGAATTTTCTGTGTTTGTTTTTGCCCTTTAAAATTACCGATGAGCGTCTGGGAAGTCATGCCGACTCCTTGTACCGTAAATTGGCTGAGGAGGGCAATCTGCAATAGCAAACCATTCTCTGCCAATAGCTCTGTACCAAAGGTGGCGCTGAGATTGGTAAAAATCGAATAGGCAGAAATCCAACTGAAGTACCGGACGAGCATATTCCCTTTTAGCGAGAGGGTTTGGGATAAATCTGCCCCTTTCAACATCCGTGACCAAGCGTCTCGGAGAAATTGCCATTTCGCGGTGAAGGTGATCGCCACCAAACCGACAAACAACGCTAAATATTGACTAATTGCAGTGGCTAGACCTGCTCCGGTACTTTCCCAGCCCCACTGCAAAATTATCCAGTAGTCAAAGAGCACATTACTGCCATTGCCAATAAAAGAAATGAGCAACACAATCCAATTCATCTCGCGGCCAAGGAACCAGCCAATCACCACAAAATTTAGGAGGACGGCAGGTGCACCCCAAATGCGGACATTAAAATAATCCAGCCCAGCCATCTCCATCTCCGAGGAGCCAGACAGCAGCGCAAATCCAAATTTATGGATCGGATATTGGAATAGCAACATCACCCCGGCGATCGCCCTCCATTATCGAAAAACAGTTAGAGGCAGACTATCCCTCTGTTGCCTATAACCTCAATAATCTGGGGTCAATGTACTATCAGCAGGACAAATTGACCGAAGCAAAAAAGTTATCATCCCATGGGTTAGAAATTCGCCAGAAAATTTTAGGCGATGACCATCCCCTCACCCAAACAACACAAGAATGGCTCGATCTAGTTCAGCAAGCTGTATTAGAAGACTAAAACTTTTAACAACTTCATGATTACCCGATTACAATAACGATAGTGATTCAGTGAGCCTGTGTGCCGATGGTGACTACGACCGATCAACAGCCACAAACTTTATCCCTCGAAGAATTTCTCCAGCAACAAGAGACAAAACCTGCCACCGAATTTTTTTATGGCAATCTGACGCAGAAACCAATGCCTACAGGAAAACATAGCCGTCTGCAAAGTCGTCTTGCGCGAGAAATAGATCAGAGAACAGAAGAGTCTGAGATCGCCTTAGCCCTCACAGAGTTACGCTGTACCTTCGGTGGACGTTCACTGGTGCCAGATATTGCCGTTATCCGTTGGGAAAACTTACCGTGGGACGAAGATGAGACCATTGGTGATCGTTTTGAGCAATGTCCCGACTGGGTAATCGAAATCCTCTCACCCCAACAACCCCAACATCTTGTGATGGAAAAAATTCTATTCTGTCTCCAGCATGGGACGATGCTCGGTTGGTTGATTGATCCCTATGTCGAAAGCGTGACCGTTTTCAAAAAAGATCAAGCACCCACATTACATTTGAGTACACCATTGCCCGACACCCAGGATCTTGCCCTACCCATGCTCGATGGTTTAGAGGATTGGCAACTTTACGCAAAAGATTTATTTGGCTGGCTAAAACGTTCGACTCGCTAGAAAAATGCTCTTAGAGTCTGCCCATGATGAGCACACTTAGGCTTGTAGAATAAGAGATTCCTTTCATTAGCACAAAAAACTATGCGCGCCCGAAAACAATTTGGTCAACATTGGCTCACTGACGATAGTATCCTCGACCAGATTGTGGCAGCAGCAGACTTACAACAGGGCGATCGCCTCCTAGAGATTGGACCGGGGAAAGGGGCATTAACGCGACGACTGTTACCCAATGCAGAGGCGTTACTTTCTGTAGAAATTGACCGAGATCTCTGCAAATATATGGTGCAAAACTACGGCGATC from [Leptolyngbya] sp. PCC 7376 includes:
- a CDS encoding ATP-binding protein, translated to MFALSQLKIPLLYPLHDPRADMLKPRLSLLVNLAVASIYHAYSGELEQMRETNAAVINISGRQRMLSQKVALYSMRLVVAPPELQEELRQQLSEILDLMAKSHQGLLHGDTHLKLACSQSAEISKIYYQSPYQLDQQVCDYIEAGRMLLACSTSELTTENVYLQRILNAASEPLLSALDAAVSQYQKEKENADFAIDIYQAQLYQSSLDAQAIAEERAQELKRTVKKLKSTQKQLVQSEKLSTLGYLSAGLAHEINNPLNFIYGNIAHAKEHVEDLMAFLDVLKTIELDPKITAVSETLELDYLRQDLPQVMESMLHGSERIRDLVIDLQKLARQDPDKKVFSDLHATLDSSLVILQHRLHEQQPIQVIKRYDAALQKIPCHTSQINQVFLNILNNAIDAIHKTERTGQITISTQLIASQSRPAFVRVTVGDNGMGITQETMQHMFEPFFTTKMPGDGTGLGLSISRQIIVDSHQGDLRCLSQPNEGAHIIVDLPVNV
- the htpG gene encoding molecular chaperone HtpG; translation: MAVLEKGNISIHTENIFPIIKKSLYTDHEIFLRELISNAVDAISKRKMAKLSGESSVEVPDGKIILSVDKEAKTLSLTDNGIGMTAEEVKKYINQVAFSSAEEFIEKYGSDADALIGHFGLGFYSAFMVATKVEIETLSCKDGSEAVHWSCDGSPEFELSASEKDTIGTTITLTVMDDETEYLEDERIKQLVKTYSDFMPVSIKFNDEQINKQRAIWKESPQNLTDEDYLEFYRYLYPFQEEPLLWVHLNTDYPFMLNGILYFPKLRPDVDVTKGQIKLFCNQVFVSDHCEEVIPEFLMPLRGVVDSTDIPLNVSRSALTNHRTVRRISDYIAKKVGDRLKTLYRDDYAAYVKGWEDIGTFVKYGSIRDEKFKKQVEDILIYRTTFEADDAKPEEPKVEVQSGDSDVWDDVNKDGKLSTEPHTTLKDYLERNKEKHENRVFYCTEVSTQATYIELYKNQGVEVLYMDSFIDTNYFIPFLEREFSDVKFSRVDSELDDSLVDNDKASEIVDPSTNKTRADVIKEVFEKAIAKEKVNIKTQSLKGAESQATPPAMILLPEAMRRLQEMTAMMQQSIMQFPEEHVLMINTAHPLIENIYNLSQGSIIQADGTSSNQATVDMLCQHVYDLALIAQKGFDADGMKSFVERSNQVLTKLSEK
- a CDS encoding inositol monophosphatase family protein — translated: MPNMIDVLIPTIEEVAEYQRQAFGDRNVTFQTKADKFDFVSEVDKRSQKKILQAIEQYFPQSGIVAEEVGEDKLSKDGTWFAVDPLDGTANFKAGIPLWAISIGFIKDGVIEEGLIALPYTAEVFYSGDVEPLAKPLKKLSEAQFYGIDSTFENVQFDGLVLKRRQLGAAVPILLWCCDSQNRQRARLDFALMGKGSLWDVCGAIAFLRQKGGALIDGTGTDFTECVDIFEILGGLDRLRTYNFRYVASANKLVVKEVYRGYLLIN
- a CDS encoding MATE family efflux transporter — translated: MLLFQYPIHKFGFALLSGSSEMEMAGLDYFNVRIWGAPAVLLNFVVIGWFLGREMNWIVLLISFIGNGSNVLFDYWIILQWGWESTGAGLATAISQYLALFVGLVAITFTAKWQFLRDAWSRMLKGADLSQTLSLKGNMLVRYFSWISAYSIFTNLSATFGTELLAENGLLLQIALLSQFTVQGVGMTSQTLIGNFKGQKQTQKILSVLKVALFTGLAIALSFALVTVFFPQTIFKILTNHADVTEMIQRSAMWLIPLLGLNAIAFMLESYFSGIKDGVTLRNSALFGFVFGFSPFVLLATHFQSENLLWAALTSYMGTVCLYLAYRLLRVYKFPILMMGQGETEVVKKVQISA
- a CDS encoding tetratricopeptide repeat protein; this encodes MEKQLEADYPSVAYNLNNLGSMYYQQDKLTEAKKLSSHGLEIRQKILGDDHPLTQTTQEWLDLVQQAVLED
- a CDS encoding Uma2 family endonuclease — translated: MVTTTDQQPQTLSLEEFLQQQETKPATEFFYGNLTQKPMPTGKHSRLQSRLAREIDQRTEESEIALALTELRCTFGGRSLVPDIAVIRWENLPWDEDETIGDRFEQCPDWVIEILSPQQPQHLVMEKILFCLQHGTMLGWLIDPYVESVTVFKKDQAPTLHLSTPLPDTQDLALPMLDGLEDWQLYAKDLFGWLKRSTR